In the Periophthalmus magnuspinnatus isolate fPerMag1 chromosome 4, fPerMag1.2.pri, whole genome shotgun sequence genome, one interval contains:
- the lim2.2 gene encoding lens intrinsic membrane protein 2.2 — MLYTLAGGGTICGVAALVLLIVTTATDFWMQYRYAGSWAHQGLWRFCINHKCHGHTITVAFWDATRAFMLLSVLSCLAGVVLGLSAFTNGTKNRRVRTGGIALILSAFLALLALAIYTGVMVTFFGKRFLNWRFSWSYIIGWVAIILAFVAGVFQLCAYRRTTMEPAPSNTIES, encoded by the exons ATGCTCTACACATTAGCAGGAGGAGGCACTATCTGTGGAGTGGCCGCCTTGGTTCTTCTCATTGTCACCACGGCGACAGACTTCTGGATGCAGTACCGATACGCAGGCAGCTGGGCCCATCAGGGGCTGTGGAGGTTCTGCATCAACCATAAGTGCCATGGCCACACCATAACAGTGG CCTTCTGGGATGCCACCAGGGCCTTTATGCTGCTGTCAGTGCTGAGCTGTTTGGCTGGAGTGGTGCTTGGTCTGAGCGCTTTCACCAATGGGACCAAGAACAGGAGGGTCCGCACCGGTGGGATTGCCCTTATTCTGTCAG CATTCCTGGCACTGTTGGCTCTGGCCATCTACACTGGGGTCATGGTCACCTTCTTTGGAAAGCGCTTCTTAAACTGGAGGTTTTCATGGTCCTACATTATCGGTTGGGTAGCCATTATTTTGGCTTTTGTGGCTG GAGTATTTCAACTGTGTGCTTACCgaaggaccactatggaacctgctCCTTCAAATACCATTGAGAGCTGA